From a single Natronorubrum tibetense GA33 genomic region:
- the purH gene encoding bifunctional phosphoribosylaminoimidazolecarboxamide formyltransferase/IMP cyclohydrolase, protein MTRIAGMAGNRGRNLLNIADRAPGAAELAVVLTNNADAPVLEAAAERGIPTEVVPLEDGMSRTEHEEAVLEALSGYDFDLVCLDGYMRILSDTFLDEAPTTLNVHPSLLPAFPGMDAWGDALEANVSVTGCTVHVVTDATNEDGEVVDEEVDGGPIVTQEPIPVYEGDDEERLKERVLYEGEFRAYPRAVKWFAEGSVDVNLEAGEVTVDSDVASTDADDHDGLPGRRLVSDDRADTLRYGENPHQDAAVYTDYTTDEASVVHADQLNEGAKALSYNNYNDADGALNLIKEFDEPAAAVIKHTNPAGCATADDLTEAYEKALSTDPMSAFGGIVALNRECDAATAERIIDSFKEVVVAPGYTDDALEVLFEKDNLRVLDVGELGERTERFTEKPLVGGRLVQERDLQSISVDDLEVVTDRVPSEEELESMVFAWQTLKHVKSNGILFTKGTETVGVGMGQVSRVDAVRLAAMKADEHAEGKDAEGAVMASDAFFPFPDGIEEAAKAGIEAVVQPGGSVNDDDVIEAADEHGIAMAFTGQRSFRHD, encoded by the coding sequence GACCGCGCGCCGGGTGCGGCCGAACTCGCGGTCGTACTGACGAACAACGCCGACGCGCCGGTGCTCGAGGCCGCCGCCGAGCGCGGGATTCCGACCGAGGTCGTCCCGCTCGAGGACGGAATGAGTCGAACGGAACACGAGGAGGCCGTGCTCGAGGCCCTCTCGGGCTACGATTTCGATCTCGTCTGTCTCGACGGCTACATGCGAATTCTCTCGGATACGTTCCTCGACGAAGCGCCGACGACGCTGAACGTCCACCCATCCTTGCTGCCCGCCTTCCCCGGAATGGACGCCTGGGGAGATGCTCTCGAGGCGAACGTCTCGGTCACGGGCTGTACGGTCCACGTCGTGACGGACGCGACGAACGAGGATGGAGAGGTCGTCGACGAGGAGGTCGACGGCGGTCCCATCGTCACCCAGGAGCCGATCCCGGTCTACGAGGGCGACGACGAGGAGCGTCTCAAGGAGCGCGTCCTCTACGAGGGCGAGTTCCGCGCGTACCCGCGAGCCGTGAAGTGGTTCGCCGAGGGGAGTGTCGACGTGAACCTCGAGGCGGGCGAGGTCACCGTCGATAGCGACGTCGCCAGCACGGACGCTGACGATCACGACGGACTGCCGGGCCGACGACTCGTCTCCGACGACCGCGCCGACACGCTCCGCTACGGGGAGAATCCCCACCAGGACGCTGCCGTCTACACCGACTATACGACAGACGAGGCTAGCGTCGTCCACGCCGACCAGTTGAACGAGGGCGCGAAGGCGCTGTCGTACAACAACTACAACGACGCCGACGGTGCGCTCAATCTGATCAAGGAGTTCGACGAACCCGCCGCGGCCGTCATCAAGCACACGAACCCGGCCGGCTGTGCGACTGCCGACGACCTGACCGAAGCCTACGAGAAGGCACTCTCGACGGACCCGATGAGCGCCTTCGGCGGCATCGTCGCGCTCAACCGAGAGTGTGACGCGGCGACGGCCGAACGGATCATCGACTCGTTCAAGGAAGTCGTCGTCGCCCCCGGCTACACCGACGACGCGCTCGAGGTGCTCTTCGAAAAGGACAATCTGCGCGTGCTGGACGTGGGCGAACTTGGCGAGCGGACCGAACGGTTCACCGAGAAACCGCTCGTCGGCGGTCGACTCGTCCAGGAGCGTGACCTGCAGTCGATTTCGGTCGACGACCTCGAGGTCGTCACCGACCGGGTTCCGAGCGAGGAGGAACTCGAGTCGATGGTGTTCGCCTGGCAGACGCTCAAACACGTCAAATCGAACGGGATCCTCTTCACGAAGGGAACCGAGACGGTCGGCGTCGGCATGGGGCAGGTCTCCCGCGTCGACGCAGTTCGCCTCGCGGCGATGAAAGCTGACGAGCACGCGGAGGGGAAAGACGCCGAGGGTGCGGTCATGGCCTCGGACGCCTTCTTCCCGTTCCCGGACGGCATCGAGGAGGCCGCGAAGGCGGGCATCGAGGCGGTCGTCCAGCCCGGCGGCTCGGTCAACGACGACGACGTGATCGAAGCCGCGGACGAACACGGTATCGCGATGGCGTTTACGGGCCAGCGCTCTTTCAGACATGACTGA
- a CDS encoding SIMPL domain-containing protein, translating into MDRRQFLAASSVGVAAAMAGCTGSALSSDENDQAASSDTTENEISVSADGEVEAEPDRATVSVGIEASGDTADEVRDELASRSDPLRETFDDLGIADENVEEGRYRVHPERDGDGFEGSRSFHLTVDDVEQVGVVIDESIDAGADDIGRVNFGLREETREGLRNDALDEALANADSEAEHIATNRGVEITGTNSVTTNDVSYGTTRYAADEVAETDDVAPPETEFDAGPVSVSASVTVTYGFEDAA; encoded by the coding sequence ATGGATCGACGACAATTCCTCGCGGCGTCGAGTGTCGGCGTGGCGGCAGCGATGGCTGGCTGTACCGGCAGCGCCCTCAGCAGCGACGAGAACGACCAAGCGGCGTCCAGCGACACGACCGAAAACGAAATCAGCGTCAGCGCCGACGGCGAGGTCGAGGCGGAGCCCGACCGCGCGACGGTCAGCGTCGGGATCGAGGCCAGCGGCGACACGGCCGACGAGGTCCGAGACGAACTCGCCTCGAGATCAGATCCGCTTCGAGAGACGTTCGATGACCTCGGAATCGCCGACGAGAACGTCGAGGAAGGGCGGTATCGCGTCCACCCCGAACGGGACGGCGACGGATTCGAGGGATCGCGGTCGTTCCACCTCACGGTTGACGACGTGGAACAGGTCGGCGTCGTGATCGACGAGTCGATCGACGCCGGTGCGGACGACATCGGCCGGGTGAATTTCGGGCTACGGGAGGAGACGCGCGAGGGACTCCGCAACGACGCGCTCGACGAGGCGCTCGCGAACGCAGATAGCGAGGCCGAACACATCGCAACCAATCGGGGCGTCGAGATCACCGGTACGAACTCCGTGACGACGAACGATGTTAGCTACGGGACGACCCGGTACGCGGCGGACGAAGTCGCGGAGACCGACGACGTTGCCCCGCCGGAGACGGAGTTCGACGCGGGTCCCGTCAGCGTGAGCGCGTCGGTGACGGTGACGTACGGATTTGAGGACGCGGCGTGA
- the carA gene encoding glutamine-hydrolyzing carbamoyl-phosphate synthase small subunit: MTAAYVALEGGHVIEGRGRAPGTARGELVFTTAYTGYEESLTDPSYEEQILTFSYPLIGNYGVREERFESDRIHPRAVLAKELTEDVTEWLASEGVPAVDHLDTREVVTDIRDGGAMKCGIAVGEDVTEEDALAELEQCKGMSEHTEIGAQVSVDEAEVHGADNDGDTVALVDCGAKGSIVDSLVARDATVHVLPHDASVADVDAVDPDILFISNGPGDPANYENAISLVEAFVEDTPVAGICLGQQIVAEALGGTTEKMTFGHRGVNQPVLDLESGQVVMTTQNHGYTVADPGEHLEITQINVNDDTPEGIDGIEYDVITRQYHPEANPGPEDTLGFFDDVLAMADVRATAAAPADD, encoded by the coding sequence ATGACAGCTGCCTACGTTGCACTGGAGGGTGGCCACGTGATCGAGGGACGTGGTCGTGCTCCAGGAACGGCTCGTGGCGAACTCGTTTTCACGACGGCATATACCGGATACGAGGAGAGTCTCACGGATCCGTCCTACGAGGAACAGATCCTGACCTTCTCGTACCCGCTGATCGGGAACTACGGCGTCCGAGAAGAACGGTTCGAATCCGACCGCATCCACCCACGCGCCGTACTCGCGAAGGAACTCACCGAAGATGTCACCGAGTGGCTCGCAAGCGAGGGCGTCCCCGCAGTCGACCACCTCGACACCCGCGAGGTCGTCACCGACATCCGAGACGGCGGCGCGATGAAGTGCGGGATCGCCGTCGGCGAGGACGTCACCGAGGAAGACGCGCTGGCCGAACTCGAACAGTGCAAGGGCATGAGCGAGCACACCGAGATCGGCGCACAGGTCAGCGTCGATGAAGCGGAAGTCCACGGCGCAGACAACGACGGCGACACCGTCGCGCTGGTCGACTGCGGCGCGAAGGGGTCGATCGTCGACTCGCTGGTCGCCCGCGACGCGACGGTCCACGTCCTGCCACACGACGCGAGCGTTGCCGATGTCGACGCCGTCGACCCAGACATCCTGTTCATCTCGAACGGTCCCGGCGACCCCGCGAACTACGAGAACGCCATCTCGCTCGTCGAGGCGTTCGTCGAGGACACGCCGGTCGCCGGCATCTGCCTCGGTCAGCAGATCGTCGCCGAAGCGCTCGGCGGCACCACCGAGAAGATGACCTTCGGTCACCGCGGCGTCAACCAGCCCGTCCTCGACCTCGAGTCCGGACAGGTCGTCATGACCACGCAGAACCACGGCTACACCGTCGCCGACCCCGGTGAGCACCTCGAGATCACCCAGATCAACGTCAACGACGACACGCCGGAGGGGATCGACGGCATCGAGTACGACGTCATCACCCGTCAGTACCACCCCGAAGCCAACCCCGGCCCGGAGGACACCCTCGGCTTCTTCGACGACGTCCTCGCGATGGCCGACGTGCGAGCGACGGCGGCCGCGCCCGCCGACGACTGA
- a CDS encoding Lrp/AsnC family transcriptional regulator yields the protein MDDLDRQILDMLRRDARTPYTEIADEVGTSEGTVRNRVERMMEEDVIERFTISTHTGNVKAMLEVGVAVDVDTKAVSERIAEWEEVDFVWMVSGEQDIVLVVDAADTRGVNDLITKARDQEEVVSTKTRLILDEELG from the coding sequence ATGGACGACCTGGACCGACAGATCCTCGATATGCTCCGGCGAGACGCCCGAACGCCGTACACCGAGATCGCCGACGAGGTCGGAACGAGCGAGGGGACCGTCCGCAACCGCGTCGAGCGGATGATGGAAGAAGACGTCATCGAACGCTTTACGATCTCGACCCACACGGGCAACGTCAAGGCGATGCTCGAGGTCGGCGTCGCCGTCGACGTCGACACCAAGGCCGTCTCCGAGCGGATCGCCGAGTGGGAAGAGGTCGACTTCGTCTGGATGGTCTCGGGCGAGCAGGACATCGTCCTCGTGGTCGACGCCGCGGACACACGCGGCGTGAACGACCTCATCACGAAAGCCCGCGATCAGGAGGAGGTCGTGAGCACGAAGACGCGACTGATCCTCGACGAGGAACTCGGCTAA
- a CDS encoding GNAT family N-acetyltransferase: MAQQVTERTESNRDETTTGTVRTMSDDQSGLTVNAIDTVRVMGRDRWNDVVERAELGTVFHRYEWIEAIETGLEYPARHIVVEKDTNPIGVFPNFVVEIPKTPFSKLTSIYPGFGGPLLTTDVSESLSKILDVVPALCSNRTVVHEIRASNTNFLRYNDFMEAEGYDSSRVGGRFVMNLEKGYDDIFEEMDSSKRRAIRRGRETDHEIVEADLTRSTLKRFHETYEQHMKSVDGTVYPFEFFEQLATMEDRILLLELYIEGEYAGGFIELLNDEQDSVHGFFAAVPSDYFEYHASERLYDYLFQWAIDEGYETYDFGGGGADFEDGGFSFKEEFGGQLLPNIYWERGTGPTWKLVETGRTLYNRYNRDSGAE; encoded by the coding sequence ATGGCCCAGCAAGTCACAGAGCGTACAGAATCGAACCGCGACGAAACTACCACGGGGACCGTTCGGACGATGTCGGACGACCAATCGGGCCTTACAGTAAACGCCATCGACACGGTACGAGTGATGGGCCGCGACCGGTGGAACGATGTCGTCGAACGTGCCGAGCTCGGGACTGTCTTTCATCGTTATGAGTGGATCGAGGCGATCGAAACGGGCCTCGAGTATCCGGCCAGACACATCGTCGTGGAGAAGGACACGAACCCGATCGGGGTGTTCCCGAACTTCGTCGTTGAGATTCCAAAGACGCCGTTTTCCAAACTGACATCGATCTACCCTGGATTCGGCGGGCCACTCCTGACGACTGATGTCTCTGAATCGCTGTCGAAGATCCTTGACGTGGTGCCAGCGCTCTGTAGCAACCGAACGGTCGTCCACGAGATTCGGGCCTCGAACACGAACTTTCTCCGGTACAACGACTTCATGGAGGCCGAGGGGTACGACTCAAGTCGCGTCGGCGGTCGATTCGTCATGAATCTCGAGAAAGGGTACGACGATATTTTCGAGGAGATGGATAGTTCCAAACGGCGGGCCATCCGGCGCGGCCGCGAGACCGACCACGAGATCGTCGAAGCGGACCTCACGCGGTCGACGCTAAAGCGCTTTCACGAGACGTACGAACAGCATATGAAGAGCGTCGACGGCACGGTTTACCCGTTCGAGTTCTTCGAGCAATTAGCGACCATGGAGGACCGAATCCTCCTGCTGGAACTCTACATCGAGGGCGAGTACGCCGGGGGGTTCATCGAACTGCTCAACGACGAGCAGGATTCCGTCCACGGCTTCTTTGCCGCCGTTCCGTCCGACTACTTCGAATATCACGCCTCGGAACGGCTCTACGACTACCTGTTCCAGTGGGCCATCGACGAGGGCTACGAGACCTACGACTTCGGGGGTGGGGGCGCGGACTTCGAGGACGGGGGCTTCTCGTTCAAAGAGGAGTTCGGCGGGCAACTGCTCCCCAACATCTACTGGGAGCGCGGCACCGGACCGACCTGGAAACTGGTCGAGACCGGCCGGACGCTGTACAACCGATACAACCGGGATTCAGGCGCGGAGTAG
- a CDS encoding CehA/McbA family metallohydrolase encodes MFAVDLHAHTRFFHGRRRVGDQFDPAGVRLLARAGRRRGLDGIATTNHDYYTPFSSGDVTVIPGIEVSTTHGHVLVVGPDPPSETVPLEYTPAEVVEMAHERGCAAIIAHPYRGSDVASDRFADIPFDAIEINGKHPRTRPLVEAVAAAREIPVVAGSDAHFPFEVGRAYTLVDADALTPESVVDAIRSGRVEPRVADGSMDELLRRGYRRIHGRKHPNEVLAKSAAAIDRLIDRRTGEPPD; translated from the coding sequence ATGTTTGCGGTCGACCTCCACGCACACACGCGATTCTTTCACGGACGGCGTCGAGTCGGCGACCAGTTCGATCCCGCCGGCGTCCGACTGCTTGCCCGTGCTGGCCGGCGACGTGGCCTCGATGGGATCGCGACGACGAACCACGACTACTACACACCGTTTTCGTCCGGCGACGTGACGGTGATTCCGGGTATCGAAGTGTCGACGACCCACGGGCACGTCCTCGTCGTCGGTCCCGATCCGCCGAGCGAGACGGTTCCGCTCGAGTACACGCCGGCCGAAGTCGTCGAGATGGCACACGAACGCGGCTGTGCGGCGATCATCGCCCATCCCTATCGGGGAAGCGACGTCGCGAGCGACCGGTTCGCGGACATCCCGTTCGATGCGATAGAGATCAACGGAAAACATCCGCGTACGCGCCCGCTCGTCGAAGCGGTCGCTGCAGCGCGAGAGATTCCGGTTGTCGCGGGTAGTGACGCCCACTTTCCGTTCGAAGTAGGGCGGGCTTACACGTTGGTCGACGCGGACGCGCTCACTCCCGAATCGGTCGTCGACGCCATCCGTAGCGGACGCGTCGAACCGCGCGTCGCCGATGGCTCGATGGACGAACTGCTTCGACGCGGCTATCGCCGGATTCACGGGCGAAAACACCCGAACGAGGTGCTAGCGAAATCGGCGGCCGCTATCGACCGACTCATCGATCGGCGAACTGGTGAGCCGCCTGACTAG
- a CDS encoding NUDIX hydrolase yields MTAPRDELPHENAEQDVIAVDADDTELETVNRLDAHTGDGIRHRAFTSLVFDGEGNVLLAQRAPDKRLWGTYWDGTVASHPVEGQSQEEATRERLEEELGIAPDQYDDLRLTDRFEYKRYFENAGVEHEVCAVLKLTLSDRSLAPSEEEVAGLMWVPYERLHSNPEWYRQLRLCPWFEIAMRRDMRSE; encoded by the coding sequence ATGACCGCACCACGCGACGAACTCCCCCACGAAAACGCCGAACAAGACGTGATCGCCGTCGATGCGGACGACACCGAACTCGAGACCGTCAACCGGCTCGACGCCCACACCGGCGACGGGATTCGCCATCGGGCGTTTACCTCGCTCGTCTTCGACGGCGAGGGGAACGTGTTGCTCGCCCAGCGCGCTCCCGACAAGCGTCTCTGGGGAACCTACTGGGACGGCACCGTCGCTTCCCATCCCGTCGAGGGCCAGAGTCAGGAGGAAGCTACCCGCGAGCGACTCGAGGAGGAGTTGGGAATCGCTCCCGACCAGTACGACGACCTGCGACTCACCGACCGCTTCGAGTACAAGCGCTACTTCGAGAACGCGGGCGTCGAACACGAGGTCTGTGCCGTGCTGAAGCTGACGCTGTCGGATCGCAGCCTCGCACCGAGCGAAGAGGAGGTCGCGGGGCTCATGTGGGTTCCCTACGAGCGTCTTCACTCGAACCCCGAATGGTACCGCCAGCTTCGACTCTGCCCGTGGTTCGAGATCGCGATGCGGCGGGATATGCGGTCGGAATGA
- a CDS encoding DUF7853 family protein, with protein MTSPQPETETYEVTLSNDEQWVVHALLANEIDDAIDENQTPPAWALELFDALEADDGTTVLTGYQAQRLVETMTAYVDAGATPEEDIVHGSAVAERLEDRLESRESVQ; from the coding sequence ATGACCTCCCCACAACCGGAAACAGAGACGTACGAAGTCACGCTCTCCAACGACGAGCAGTGGGTCGTCCACGCGCTCCTCGCGAACGAAATCGACGACGCCATCGACGAGAACCAGACACCACCCGCGTGGGCACTCGAGTTGTTCGACGCGCTCGAGGCCGACGACGGAACAACGGTACTCACGGGCTATCAGGCGCAGCGACTCGTCGAGACGATGACTGCATACGTCGACGCTGGGGCTACTCCCGAGGAGGACATCGTGCACGGATCGGCCGTCGCCGAGCGACTCGAGGACCGACTCGAGTCTCGAGAATCGGTCCAGTAG
- a CDS encoding zinc-binding dehydrogenase, which yields MQAVKITEHGDTDVIEYGEYPDPEVDRDEVLVDVKAAALNHLDIWTRRGMPGLDLEMPHIPGSDGAGVVEEVGEDVTRFEEGDRVALSAGVGDLRMDDPTLDPRYHIIGEHVPGIHSEYAAIHEDNLIPVPEGVDWTVAGSSCLVFQTAWRMLIERAELEAGEKVLVLGASGGVGHAALQIADYAGAEVYATGSTEEKLDYAEEHGADYVCNYEEEDFADWVREETGGRGVDVVVEHVGAPTWQDSLKSLTKGGRLVTCGGTGGGNPETDIPRIFWNQLEIIGSTMATPDQVDDVMELVWDGTFEPAIREELPMSESARAHEIIENREGFGKVVVRPDSEL from the coding sequence ATGCAGGCAGTCAAAATCACGGAACACGGCGACACTGACGTCATCGAGTACGGGGAGTATCCCGACCCCGAGGTCGACCGCGACGAGGTGTTAGTCGACGTAAAGGCCGCGGCGCTCAACCATCTCGACATCTGGACGCGGCGAGGGATGCCGGGGCTGGACCTCGAGATGCCTCATATTCCGGGCAGCGACGGCGCGGGCGTCGTCGAGGAGGTCGGCGAGGACGTCACCCGGTTCGAGGAAGGCGACCGCGTCGCGCTCTCGGCGGGCGTCGGCGACCTGCGGATGGACGACCCGACGCTCGATCCCCGCTACCACATTATCGGCGAGCACGTTCCGGGGATCCACTCCGAGTACGCCGCGATTCACGAGGACAACCTAATCCCCGTCCCCGAGGGGGTCGACTGGACGGTCGCCGGCTCGAGCTGTCTGGTCTTCCAGACCGCCTGGCGGATGCTGATCGAGCGGGCCGAACTCGAGGCCGGCGAAAAAGTCCTCGTACTGGGTGCCAGCGGCGGCGTCGGCCACGCCGCCCTGCAGATCGCCGACTACGCGGGCGCGGAAGTCTACGCGACCGGCAGCACGGAGGAGAAACTCGACTACGCCGAGGAACACGGCGCGGACTACGTCTGTAACTACGAGGAGGAGGACTTTGCGGACTGGGTCCGCGAGGAGACCGGGGGTCGCGGCGTCGACGTCGTCGTCGAGCACGTCGGCGCGCCGACCTGGCAGGACTCGCTGAAGAGCCTCACCAAGGGCGGCCGACTCGTCACCTGCGGCGGCACCGGGGGAGGCAACCCCGAGACCGACATTCCGCGGATCTTCTGGAACCAACTCGAGATCATCGGTTCGACGATGGCGACGCCTGACCAGGTCGACGACGTGATGGAACTCGTCTGGGACGGTACCTTCGAGCCTGCGATCCGCGAGGAGCTACCGATGAGCGAGTCCGCGCGCGCTCACGAGATCATCGAGAACCGGGAAGGGTTCGGAAAGGTCGTCGTCCGGCCCGACAGCGAACTGTAA
- a CDS encoding ABC transporter permease — protein MSAETHTNHDRAAVGEEQSRSGHRLWLEQAGAFATRSLREVRNSRLMLGWVVSFPAIMYLFLVVQGAEGTAAGDAITSIGIGIMGAMFVCLYLFGDQLASDLEDRRYAAYRSMPISPVADLAGRMAAGLLLSVAAFGLTIVVGVATGAEYGFRGPESIPIVVVAGLLTCIFWMVVAIPLVLATDNARVAEWATSLVAVGAFVLTGFNGALAELSPIEGEILNYLPNTLPTRLLVYHLVPAENWAELGAAPPAMPTGLEFLALLAGYAALALVVGAALLNRYCYDRGWWP, from the coding sequence ATGTCAGCCGAAACACACACGAATCACGACCGGGCAGCGGTCGGCGAGGAGCAGTCTCGAAGCGGCCATCGACTGTGGCTCGAGCAGGCGGGTGCGTTCGCCACGCGGAGCCTTCGGGAAGTCCGAAACAGTCGGCTCATGCTGGGTTGGGTGGTCTCGTTCCCGGCGATCATGTACCTGTTTCTCGTCGTACAGGGGGCCGAGGGAACGGCAGCGGGCGACGCGATCACGTCGATCGGTATCGGTATCATGGGGGCGATGTTCGTCTGTCTTTACCTGTTCGGCGACCAGCTCGCGAGCGACCTCGAGGACCGGCGGTACGCGGCCTACCGATCGATGCCTATCTCTCCCGTGGCCGACCTCGCGGGCCGGATGGCGGCGGGACTCCTCCTTTCGGTCGCCGCGTTCGGGCTGACGATCGTCGTCGGCGTCGCGACCGGTGCGGAGTACGGGTTTCGAGGGCCCGAATCGATCCCGATCGTCGTCGTCGCCGGCCTGTTGACCTGTATCTTCTGGATGGTCGTCGCGATCCCGCTCGTGCTGGCCACGGATAACGCTCGTGTCGCCGAGTGGGCCACCTCGTTGGTCGCCGTCGGCGCGTTCGTTCTCACCGGGTTCAACGGCGCGCTGGCCGAGCTGTCGCCGATCGAGGGCGAGATCCTGAACTATCTGCCGAACACCCTGCCGACGCGGCTGCTGGTCTACCACCTCGTTCCCGCCGAGAACTGGGCCGAACTCGGTGCTGCGCCGCCGGCAATGCCGACCGGACTCGAGTTCCTCGCCTTGCTGGCCGGCTACGCGGCGCTGGCGCTCGTCGTCGGCGCGGCGCTGCTGAACCGCTACTGCTACGACCGGGGGTGGTGGCCGTGA
- a CDS encoding ATP-binding cassette domain-containing protein codes for MAVSDTVVTAREVRKSFDDEAVLESVDLTVEDNEILLLMGPNGVGKSVLLSCLAGSGRPTAGSIDVFGEPATARADTTSFLLQDALCHGKLTGRENVDFYRRLHPAFTDDWQRLVDRFGIDGDLEKRLEDYSGGMTRKLELSIAASIDVPIYLYDEPTAALDLTTIQTVHELFREQQAAGKTLVVASHRPMDADVADRIAFLATDGIVATGRPDDLLASLPPILETGTANTNALATAIEGEPYAVAGNVRGFLDEDRAGDSRDTDAGGRDAAALVADAAAATGIETDDLALVEPTYTDLFNYYTESGPDQDEEFR; via the coding sequence GTGGCCGTGAGTGATACCGTCGTTACCGCCCGCGAGGTTCGCAAGTCTTTCGACGACGAGGCCGTCCTGGAGTCGGTCGATCTCACGGTCGAGGACAACGAAATCCTGCTGTTGATGGGGCCCAACGGCGTCGGAAAGTCGGTCCTGCTGTCCTGTCTGGCGGGCAGCGGTCGGCCCACTGCCGGGAGCATCGACGTCTTCGGCGAGCCGGCGACGGCGCGGGCAGACACGACGAGCTTTCTGCTACAGGATGCACTCTGTCACGGGAAGCTCACGGGCCGGGAGAACGTCGACTTTTATCGGCGGCTCCATCCCGCGTTCACCGACGACTGGCAGCGCCTCGTCGACCGGTTCGGCATCGACGGTGACCTCGAGAAACGGCTCGAGGACTACTCCGGCGGGATGACCCGGAAACTCGAGCTTTCGATCGCGGCGAGCATCGACGTGCCGATCTACCTGTACGACGAGCCGACCGCAGCGCTGGATCTGACGACGATCCAGACGGTCCACGAACTGTTCCGGGAGCAGCAGGCAGCGGGGAAAACACTCGTCGTCGCTAGTCACCGACCGATGGACGCCGACGTCGCCGACCGAATCGCCTTCCTCGCTACGGACGGGATCGTCGCGACGGGACGACCCGACGACCTCCTCGCGTCGCTGCCGCCGATCCTCGAGACGGGAACGGCTAACACGAACGCGCTCGCGACGGCTATCGAGGGTGAGCCGTACGCGGTAGCTGGCAACGTTCGCGGATTTCTGGACGAGGACCGCGCCGGTGACAGCCGCGATACCGATGCCGGTGGGCGGGACGCGGCTGCCCTCGTCGCCGACGCCGCGGCCGCGACCGGGATCGAGACGGACGATCTCGCGCTCGTCGAACCGACGTACACCGACCTCTTTAACTATTATACCGAGAGTGGTCCGGACCAAGACGAGGAATTCAGATGA
- a CDS encoding transcriptional regulator — MELDKLVHQPTRLRIFAHLYANGETSFTDLTAALEITEGNLASHIDRMEDADCVAVEKRFVDDTPQTAYRLTERGEELFEDHIHTLEALIDGLETDTE; from the coding sequence ATGGAACTCGACAAACTCGTCCACCAGCCGACCCGCCTGCGGATCTTCGCTCACCTCTACGCGAACGGTGAAACGAGTTTCACCGATCTGACTGCGGCACTCGAGATTACCGAGGGAAACCTCGCGAGCCACATTGATCGGATGGAAGACGCCGACTGCGTCGCCGTCGAGAAACGGTTCGTCGACGATACTCCCCAGACCGCCTATCGGCTCACCGAGCGCGGCGAGGAACTCTTCGAGGACCACATCCACACGCTCGAGGCGCTCATCGACGGTCTCGAGACCGACACCGAGTAG
- a CDS encoding MogA/MoaB family molybdenum cofactor biosynthesis protein — protein sequence MTADPSRNTSPESRETAPEDEEMNENGDENRTAEEAGTERDPLGVSVVTISADRELESDPAGNVMVTALEEAGHDIATREHIDADHDRVQSIVSRMIDRDDVDVVVTSGATSVEPSDVAIEAVEPLLEKELTAFSELFTALGYEVVGSQIVAARTIAGVADDVPIFCLPGKAPAARLGIEKIILPEMRHLVGVARAHRDESERDEAESEQDSDESEQDEGETTNDTDAESTDGDAR from the coding sequence ATGACCGCGGATCCGAGCCGGAACACGTCACCAGAGTCGAGAGAAACGGCACCCGAAGACGAGGAGATGAACGAGAACGGGGACGAAAACCGGACTGCCGAGGAGGCCGGGACCGAACGCGACCCGCTCGGCGTCAGCGTCGTCACGATCTCGGCCGACCGTGAACTCGAGTCGGACCCCGCCGGCAACGTCATGGTCACGGCGCTCGAGGAGGCCGGCCACGACATCGCGACGCGGGAACACATCGACGCAGACCACGACCGAGTCCAGTCGATCGTCTCGCGGATGATCGACCGCGACGACGTCGACGTCGTGGTGACCAGCGGCGCGACCAGCGTCGAACCGAGCGACGTCGCCATCGAAGCCGTCGAACCGTTACTCGAGAAGGAACTCACCGCGTTCAGCGAACTGTTCACCGCGCTCGGCTACGAGGTGGTCGGGAGTCAGATCGTCGCCGCCCGGACGATCGCGGGCGTCGCCGACGACGTTCCGATATTCTGTCTTCCCGGCAAAGCGCCAGCCGCGCGGCTCGGCATCGAGAAGATCATCCTGCCCGAGATGCGCCACCTCGTCGGGGTTGCTCGCGCACACCGAGATGAGAGCGAGCGAGACGAAGCCGAAAGCGAGCAGGATAGTGACGAGAGCGAGCAAGACGAAGGTGAGACAACGAACGACACCGACGCCGAGTCCACGGACGGAGACGCAAGATGA